A region from the Phycisphaerales bacterium genome encodes:
- a CDS encoding WD40 repeat domain-containing protein yields the protein MNRSACLCLMLACSMMTGAEALAQREDDKVASSLAARPISTQVPFAIEFNPGGDAVAIGTGDGRLIVWSPLDGREFSIQDHRFWTFCAAWSADGSRLITGGGDDVINIRNARTLDLVGTLEGHGDDVHGIALSADNRVLYSVGDDMMLFAWDIERGSPIYRIKAHDEQIPCIAMSPDGKTLATGSRDDTVKLWNAADGKLLHTFTGHLNDVLDVDFGPDGRTLASASYDTTIMLWDVPGRSRQSVIREHKDRVFAVEFSPDGKSLWSGGEDNALVQTQLTGGMASSRIVVGGDIARLAISPDGSARAYTSSDGYARWTTQLPGQEQYTLHQLRVDPTSPLLDQ from the coding sequence GTGAACCGATCCGCGTGTCTGTGCCTGATGCTCGCCTGTTCGATGATGACCGGAGCCGAAGCGCTCGCGCAGCGCGAGGATGACAAGGTCGCCAGCAGCCTGGCGGCGCGGCCGATTTCGACCCAGGTGCCCTTTGCCATCGAGTTCAATCCCGGCGGCGATGCGGTCGCCATCGGGACCGGCGACGGGCGCCTCATCGTCTGGTCGCCCCTCGACGGGCGCGAGTTCTCCATCCAGGATCATCGCTTCTGGACCTTCTGCGCCGCGTGGTCTGCCGATGGCTCGCGCCTCATCACCGGCGGAGGCGACGATGTGATCAACATCAGAAACGCGCGCACGCTCGATCTGGTCGGGACTCTCGAGGGCCACGGAGACGATGTGCACGGCATCGCGCTCTCGGCTGATAACCGCGTGCTCTACTCCGTCGGCGATGACATGATGCTCTTCGCGTGGGACATCGAGCGCGGCTCGCCGATCTACCGCATCAAGGCGCACGATGAGCAGATTCCATGCATCGCCATGAGCCCCGACGGCAAGACGCTGGCGACCGGCAGTCGCGACGACACGGTGAAGCTCTGGAACGCCGCGGATGGCAAACTGCTGCACACGTTCACCGGCCACCTCAACGACGTGCTCGACGTGGACTTCGGCCCTGATGGGCGAACGCTCGCGTCGGCCAGTTATGACACGACCATCATGCTCTGGGATGTTCCCGGCCGGTCGCGCCAGAGTGTGATCCGCGAGCACAAGGACCGGGTGTTTGCGGTGGAGTTCAGCCCGGATGGCAAGTCGCTCTGGTCCGGCGGCGAGGACAACGCGCTCGTTCAGACGCAACTCACGGGGGGCATGGCTTCGAGCCGCATCGTCGTCGGCGGCGACATCGCGCGCCTGGCCATCAGCCCGGACGGCAGCGCGCGGGCGTACACCTCCAGCGACGGCTACGCGCGCTGGACGACGCAACTGCCCGGGCAGGAGCAGTACACGCTGCACCAACTCCGAGTGGACCCCACGTCACCGCTGCTCGACCAGTAG